One Artemia franciscana chromosome 6, ASM3288406v1, whole genome shotgun sequence DNA window includes the following coding sequences:
- the LOC136028000 gene encoding zinc finger protein 468-like isoform X3: MDRNSFLDHAAIKKEFEEDEIPANADSFIQDRNNNVPIKMEFDSTLILKQWNLDFPETKLMDGQNEELAANKMQRNADFHVQVTNMEIPIENEFDSTAIWTQLKPDIEIPETNLQEGRNQVYKNVSAESAIHSCEKPHRCEIGEKKIARLDHFKLHQKINSEEKSHQCEICEKRLSRFDCFKSHRKVYSEEKHHECEICKKKFSRLGNLKTHQLIHSGEKPHECEICKKIFSRLDKLKRHQLIHSGEKPHQCEACDRRFSRLDHFKLHQKIHSEEKNHECEICTKKFSRFDYLKSHQKIHSGEKPHQCNICEKRFPRLYSLKLHKQIHSEQKPHECEICTKKFSLLGNLKTHQKIHSGESPIDVKYVKEDFLD, from the exons ATGGATAGAAATAGCTTCCTTGATCATGCTGCTATTAAGAAAG aatttgaagAAGATGAAATCCCAGCTAATGCTGATTCCTTTATCCAAGATAGGAATAATAACGTACCAATTAAAATGGAGTTTGATTCAACTCTCATTTTGAAACAGTGGAACCTGGATTTTCCTGAGACAAAGCTAATGGATGGTCAAAATGAAG AATTAGCAGCAAATAAAATGCAACGTAATGCTGATTTTCATGTCCAAGTAACGAATATGGAAATTCCGATTGAAAATGAATTTGATTCAACAGCCATTTGGACACAACTGAAGCCGGATATCGAAATTCCTGAGACTAATTTACAAGAGGGTCGAAATCAAg tttacaagAATGTGTCTGCAGAGTCTGCTATTCATTCTTGTGAAAAGCCCCATCGGTGTGAAATTGGTGAGAAAAAAATTGCTCGTTTGGACCATTTTAAATTACATCAAAAAATCAATTCTGAAGAAAAGTCCCATCAGTGTGAAATTTGTGAGAAAAGATTGTCTCGTTTTGACTGTTTCAAATCGCATCGGAAAGTATACTCTGAGGAAAAACACCATGAGTGTgaaatttgcaagaaaaaattCTCTCGTTTGGGTAATTTGAAAACGCATCAATTAATTCACTCTGGCGAAAAGCCCCATGAGTGTGAGATTTGCAAGAAAATATTCTCTCGTTTggataaattgaaaaggcatcAATTAATTCACTCTGGTGAAAAGCCCCATCAGTGTGAAGCGTGTGACAGAAGATTCTCTCGTTTGGATCATTTTAAATTACATCAAAAAATTCACTCTGAGGAGAAAAACCATGAGTGTGaaatttgtacaaaaaaattctCTCGTTTTGACTATTTGAAATCGCATCAAAAGATCCACTCTGGGGAAAAGCCCCATCAGTGTAACATTTGTGAGAAAAGATTCCCTCGTTTGTATTCATTGAAATTGCACAAACAAATCCATTCGGAGCAAAAGCCCCATGAGTGTGAGATCTGTACGAAAAAATTCTCTCTTTTGGGAAATTTGAAAACACATCAAAAGATCCACTCTGGGGAAAGCCCCATCGATGTGAAGTATGTGAAAGAAGATTTTCTCGATTAG